The proteins below are encoded in one region of Sulfolobus islandicus Y.N.15.51:
- a CDS encoding amylo-alpha-1,6-glucosidase has product MIPLDQCEEEWLLPTRTGGYASSTICGINARTYHGYLIVPLNQPHHRFLILSKFEDFLLINGNAYSMSTNHYPNSYYPDGYKYLVNVEKTGNNKITWYYDFGYSQVQKTLKVHKGYNAITITYIATRGKFKLCPFVTFRSHHLAKKFQNEFFTYEIYPPNIIYVLYEGKRILNFEIHDKYELMNSGYWYYNFIYKLDQELGNNYMEDLYNPFCIISTSNKISVTAYYDQRPKDLNVEETDHYDILKLLSVAGKDFVVKGKDGWAIIAGYHWFDEWGRDTFISLEGLLLVDKQYDIAKQIILRYLNLEKRGMLPNNFISYNGEPVYKGVDISLWAINAIYKTYIYSRDNDFIRKVFDKVLDIIDWYSKGNGVVYNVDNLIFHKGAPRTWMDASYDSRIVTPREGAAVEINALWYNALRIAEFLLKELGEKAEYLSVMAEKVKKSFAEKFISQNGLYDYISWDNIPDKSIRPNQIFSISLPFPIIDDKNIASKILTLIESKLLRQYGLSSLSREDPNYKPVYKGDRRSRDEAYHNGPIWPWLLGAYVDAKLKLESNIMELKLLLEYLNPLLTHASKNQGYIPEIFDDIPPYRPRGCFAQAWSNAEVYRVLVNLSKL; this is encoded by the coding sequence ATGATCCCCTTAGACCAGTGCGAGGAGGAATGGCTTTTACCAACTAGGACTGGAGGATATGCATCATCCACAATATGCGGAATAAACGCCAGGACTTACCATGGATACTTAATAGTTCCATTAAACCAACCACATCATAGATTCCTAATACTTTCCAAGTTTGAGGATTTCTTGCTTATTAACGGGAACGCGTACTCGATGTCGACTAATCATTATCCGAACTCATATTATCCAGATGGGTATAAATATCTAGTAAACGTTGAAAAAACCGGTAATAACAAAATAACTTGGTATTATGACTTTGGCTATTCACAAGTTCAAAAAACTCTAAAGGTTCATAAAGGTTACAATGCGATAACAATTACCTATATTGCGACTAGGGGTAAATTCAAATTATGTCCCTTCGTTACTTTTAGAAGCCATCATCTAGCTAAGAAATTCCAAAACGAATTCTTTACGTATGAGATTTATCCACCAAATATAATTTACGTATTATATGAGGGGAAAAGAATTTTGAACTTTGAAATTCATGATAAGTATGAGCTAATGAATTCTGGTTACTGGTATTATAACTTTATTTATAAATTGGATCAAGAGTTAGGGAATAATTATATGGAAGATTTATATAATCCATTCTGCATTATCTCAACCTCAAATAAGATCTCAGTTACAGCATATTACGACCAACGTCCAAAGGATTTGAACGTTGAAGAAACTGATCACTATGATATTTTAAAACTTCTTTCAGTGGCAGGAAAAGACTTTGTAGTCAAAGGAAAAGACGGCTGGGCAATTATAGCTGGATATCACTGGTTTGACGAGTGGGGGAGAGACACTTTCATATCTTTAGAAGGACTTTTACTCGTTGATAAACAGTATGATATTGCTAAACAAATAATTCTCAGATATTTAAATCTTGAAAAAAGGGGTATGCTACCAAACAATTTCATAAGCTATAACGGAGAACCAGTATACAAAGGTGTTGATATTTCACTCTGGGCTATAAACGCAATTTATAAAACTTATATTTATTCACGAGATAATGACTTTATTAGAAAGGTATTTGATAAGGTCTTGGATATAATAGACTGGTATTCCAAGGGAAATGGAGTAGTCTATAACGTTGATAACCTAATTTTCCACAAAGGAGCCCCAAGAACTTGGATGGACGCATCTTATGATAGTAGAATAGTAACCCCAAGAGAAGGCGCTGCAGTTGAGATAAACGCATTATGGTATAACGCGTTAAGGATAGCTGAATTCTTACTTAAGGAATTGGGAGAAAAAGCAGAATATTTATCAGTTATGGCAGAAAAAGTTAAGAAATCATTTGCAGAAAAATTCATTTCACAAAACGGTCTTTACGATTATATAAGCTGGGATAACATTCCAGATAAGAGCATAAGACCTAACCAAATATTTTCCATTTCTTTACCATTTCCCATAATAGATGATAAGAATATAGCTTCTAAGATCTTAACACTTATTGAAAGTAAATTGCTTAGACAATACGGATTAAGTAGCTTAAGTAGAGAAGATCCTAACTATAAACCAGTATATAAGGGGGATAGGAGAAGCAGAGATGAGGCTTATCATAATGGACCCATCTGGCCCTGGCTACTGGGTGCATACGTTGATGCCAAGTTAAAACTTGAAAGTAACATAATGGAACTAAAACTTTTGCTAGAGTACTTAAATCCCCTTCTAACTCACGCCAGTAAAAATCAAGGATATATCCCGGAAATTTTTGACGACATACCACCATATAGGCCAAGAGGATGTTTTGCACAAGCGTGGAGCAACGCAGAGGTATATAGAGTCCTTGTTAACTTATCCAAACTATAG
- a CDS encoding glycoside hydrolase family 15 protein: MRVSSIGNGRMLINFDEKGRIVDIYYPYIGMENQTSGNPIRLAIWDKDKNVISLDEEWETTVLYLDEANMVEIRSDIRKLGLSLLSYNFLDPDDPIYMSIIKVANNENNNRNIKIFFIHDINLYSNPFGDTAFYDPLSLSIVHYKSKRYLAFKVFTTTSIFSEYNVGKGDLIGDIYDGNLGLNGIENGDVNSSMGIEANIDPNSYVKLYNVIVADRNLEDLRQKIRKINFANVETSFTLTYMFWRNWLKKNKLFRNSLMQDIKRVYDVSLFIIRNHMDINGSIIASSDFSFVKIYGDSYQYCWPRDAAIAAYALDLAGYKELALRHFQFISNIVNSEGFLYHKYNPNTTLASSWHPWFYKGKRIYPIQEDETALEVWAIVSHYEKYEDIDEILPLYKKFVKPALKFMMSFMEEGLPKPSFDLWEERYGIHIYTVSTVYGALTKGAKLAYDVGDEILSEDLSDTSGLLKGMVLKRMTYNGRFIRRIDEENNQDLTVDSSLYAPFFFGLVDANDKIMINTINEIENKLTVNGGVIRYENDMYQRRRKQPNPWIITTLWLAEYYATINDKNKANEYIKWVINRALPTGFLPEQVDPETFEPTSVTPLVWSHAEFIIAINKLLNHI; the protein is encoded by the coding sequence ATGAGAGTTTCTTCCATAGGAAATGGTAGAATGTTAATAAACTTCGATGAGAAGGGTAGAATAGTTGATATTTATTATCCTTACATTGGAATGGAAAACCAGACTTCTGGAAACCCAATTAGGTTAGCCATTTGGGATAAAGATAAGAATGTCATCTCCTTAGATGAAGAATGGGAAACTACTGTATTGTATCTGGATGAAGCAAATATGGTTGAGATTAGGAGCGACATTAGGAAATTGGGACTTTCTCTTCTCTCTTACAACTTTCTAGACCCTGATGATCCGATTTATATGTCTATTATAAAAGTAGCAAATAATGAAAATAATAATAGAAATATAAAAATATTCTTTATACATGATATAAACTTATATTCAAATCCATTTGGGGATACTGCATTTTATGATCCCTTATCCCTTTCAATTGTTCATTATAAATCTAAACGATATCTGGCCTTTAAAGTATTTACTACAACATCAATATTTTCTGAATATAATGTAGGCAAAGGTGACTTGATTGGTGATATTTACGATGGCAATTTGGGGCTTAACGGTATAGAAAACGGAGATGTAAATTCAAGTATGGGTATAGAGGCAAATATAGATCCTAATTCCTATGTGAAATTATACAATGTAATCGTTGCAGATAGAAACCTAGAGGATTTAAGGCAAAAAATAAGAAAAATAAACTTCGCAAACGTAGAGACCTCATTCACGCTGACCTATATGTTTTGGCGGAATTGGCTAAAGAAAAATAAACTCTTCAGAAACAGTTTAATGCAAGATATTAAGAGAGTCTATGATGTTAGCCTTTTTATAATAAGAAATCACATGGACATTAACGGGTCAATAATAGCCTCCTCAGACTTCTCCTTTGTAAAGATCTATGGGGATTCATATCAATACTGTTGGCCTAGGGATGCGGCAATTGCTGCTTATGCCCTAGATCTAGCTGGTTATAAAGAACTAGCATTAAGACATTTTCAATTTATTTCTAATATAGTAAATTCTGAAGGTTTCTTGTACCATAAATATAATCCAAATACAACTCTAGCTAGTTCTTGGCATCCTTGGTTTTATAAGGGGAAAAGGATATATCCAATCCAAGAAGACGAGACAGCATTAGAAGTATGGGCAATAGTTAGCCATTACGAAAAATACGAAGACATTGACGAAATACTTCCCTTATATAAGAAGTTCGTAAAGCCGGCCTTAAAATTTATGATGTCCTTTATGGAAGAGGGATTACCAAAACCATCTTTTGATCTGTGGGAAGAAAGATATGGCATACATATTTATACAGTATCTACAGTTTACGGTGCATTGACGAAGGGAGCAAAGTTAGCTTATGATGTAGGAGATGAAATATTAAGTGAAGACTTAAGTGATACGTCAGGTTTATTAAAAGGAATGGTTTTGAAACGAATGACATATAATGGAAGGTTTATTAGAAGAATAGATGAGGAAAACAATCAAGATCTAACCGTGGACTCAAGTCTCTATGCCCCATTCTTCTTTGGTCTTGTGGACGCAAATGACAAAATTATGATAAATACCATTAACGAGATTGAAAATAAATTAACCGTGAACGGTGGAGTAATAAGGTATGAGAATGATATGTATCAGAGGAGGAGAAAACAACCAAATCCTTGGATAATCACAACATTATGGCTAGCTGAATATTATGCTACAATTAACGATAAAAATAAGGCAAACGAGTACATAAAATGGGTAATTAATAGGGCATTACCAACTGGCTTTTTACCAGAACAAGTGGATCCAGAAACTTTTGAGCCGACATCAGTTACACCTTTAGTGTGGTCTCACGCTGAATTCATAATAGCAATTAATAAGCTCTTAAACCATATATAA
- a CDS encoding glycosyltransferase has translation MKRIESLWLPEDIKKVWMITFELQKIASVGGLGNAVYNMAKHLAEKGIDVTVFMPSHGRHLNEYYRSLLSLRHIDMVVEGRRKGLDNNYYHYKIGFEEGKIDNFKVILVKGLDYNTGRILDSWNVYDNTMEKTSLLTRGLEGFTLGNLSNLPDIIHAQDWHAVIPAVRIKQLLEERRIIVPVIYTIHLLNYIGVPWHYASQDWSGIEDCWHYIWMVARHELYKYSYVWDVLSNGKIEKFGCYEADMLSSVSYSYLSFDVFNFVGNWVANKSCVTYNGTDWDVEEIQNKAVTVYGTKDRRELRRRLLSSLHSLRVIPEDYTTGNMLWNSRGKLGVRDDWTFDDLGEGPLVLFTGRLVYQKGIDLLFRAMKTVVNEINNARLLVFGIPSGDYNLLWDIIERASEIRDNMRLIVGRMDLDIYKLFHYVSSVFVIPSRWEPFGINSIEAMAMGLPVIAYAVGGLRETIVDIREDKNNGTGFLIKPESIDELARAIKNALYLSEASELNRSDLLYKASEVKVDDTRYWEKVRENAITRVKTRFRWDAVINSLIECYRRTLDMAKYRALASF, from the coding sequence ATGAAAAGGATTGAATCACTGTGGTTACCTGAGGACATTAAAAAAGTGTGGATGATAACATTTGAATTGCAAAAGATAGCAAGTGTAGGAGGATTAGGAAATGCTGTATATAACATGGCTAAACATCTAGCTGAAAAGGGAATAGATGTTACGGTTTTCATGCCATCTCATGGAAGGCATCTAAATGAATACTATAGGTCTCTCTTAAGTTTGAGGCACATTGACATGGTTGTTGAGGGAAGAAGAAAGGGATTAGATAATAACTATTATCATTATAAAATAGGGTTTGAAGAAGGAAAAATAGATAATTTCAAGGTGATTTTGGTAAAAGGATTAGATTATAATACTGGTAGAATATTGGATTCATGGAACGTATATGATAACACAATGGAGAAAACTTCGCTCCTTACAAGAGGATTAGAGGGATTCACTTTAGGCAATCTATCTAACCTTCCAGATATAATCCATGCACAAGATTGGCACGCTGTAATTCCCGCAGTAAGGATAAAACAACTCTTGGAAGAGAGACGAATAATCGTCCCAGTTATTTACACCATTCACTTGCTGAATTACATTGGCGTACCTTGGCACTACGCTTCTCAGGACTGGTCTGGAATTGAGGATTGCTGGCATTATATTTGGATGGTGGCCAGGCATGAATTATATAAATATTCATATGTATGGGATGTGTTGTCAAATGGAAAAATTGAGAAATTTGGTTGTTACGAGGCTGATATGTTAAGTAGTGTAAGCTACAGTTATTTAAGTTTTGACGTATTCAATTTTGTAGGAAATTGGGTAGCCAATAAATCATGTGTAACGTATAATGGCACAGATTGGGATGTAGAAGAGATCCAGAATAAGGCTGTTACAGTGTATGGAACTAAGGACAGAAGGGAGTTAAGGAGAAGGCTCCTTTCATCTCTACACTCACTCAGAGTTATTCCAGAGGACTACACTACCGGCAATATGCTATGGAATAGTAGGGGTAAGTTAGGGGTAAGAGATGATTGGACTTTCGATGATTTAGGGGAAGGGCCCTTGGTTTTATTTACTGGGAGATTAGTGTATCAAAAGGGTATAGATTTACTTTTTAGGGCTATGAAGACAGTTGTGAATGAAATAAATAATGCTAGACTCTTAGTTTTTGGAATTCCGTCCGGAGATTATAACTTGCTTTGGGATATTATAGAGAGAGCTTCAGAAATTAGGGATAACATGAGGCTAATAGTAGGTAGAATGGATTTAGATATATATAAGCTATTTCATTACGTTTCCTCAGTCTTCGTAATTCCATCTAGATGGGAACCGTTTGGTATAAATTCGATCGAGGCTATGGCTATGGGATTACCAGTAATTGCCTATGCTGTAGGGGGTTTAAGAGAGACAATCGTTGACATTAGAGAGGATAAAAATAATGGCACAGGTTTCTTGATTAAGCCTGAAAGTATAGACGAATTAGCTAGAGCTATAAAAAATGCGTTATATTTGTCAGAGGCTTCAGAGCTTAATAGAAGCGATTTGCTATATAAGGCTAGTGAGGTTAAAGTAGATGATACGAGATACTGGGAGAAGGTACGTGAAAATGCAATAACTAGGGTTAAGACTAGATTTAGATGGGATGCAGTGATAAACTCTTTAATTGAGTGTTATAGAAGGACTCTCGATATGGCTAAATATAGGGCTTTAGCCTCCTTTTGA
- a CDS encoding glycoside hydrolase family 57 protein: protein MKRIILGFEVHQPFRIRRDFFWNPRFRQSLEDRFFDTERNKDIFERIKKNCYIPATNIILNSIERAEEEGKDVKYFFSISGTFLEQAERWGREVIDLFQQLAYTHKVEFLAQTYYHSVTGLWEDKSEWREQIKMHRDAIKSYFGQYPTTFENTELITKRDIIEEAERMGFKMMLSEGTSRNLRGRSPNYVYKLKGHEIRILFRNYILSDDIAFRFSNPNWDQYPLTASKYADWISKSEGNVGLIFVDYETFGEHHKEHTGILEFLKWLPIELENKGVEMMMPKDVYNDVYDEIEISHTTSWADIEKDEKSWLGNIMQWAYDDAVRRAEMPSRELGNEYLRVWRYFTTSDNYYYLYLGHGSPAEVHSYFNAFGSPIDAFINEFYTISTFIHEEINKLNIKNEPYIFMLGDKRASIAWNEKEFMEIVMRDERFKTHLKNLRQWLGNEKD from the coding sequence ATGAAAAGAATAATATTAGGATTTGAAGTTCATCAGCCGTTCAGGATTAGAAGAGATTTCTTCTGGAACCCGAGATTTAGGCAAAGCTTAGAGGATAGGTTTTTCGATACTGAGAGAAATAAGGATATATTTGAGAGAATAAAGAAGAACTGCTATATCCCTGCAACTAATATAATACTAAACTCCATTGAAAGAGCTGAAGAGGAAGGTAAAGACGTTAAATACTTCTTTTCAATTTCAGGTACTTTCTTAGAGCAAGCTGAAAGATGGGGCAGAGAAGTAATAGACTTGTTTCAACAATTGGCTTACACTCATAAAGTTGAATTTCTAGCACAAACATACTATCACTCAGTAACTGGTCTTTGGGAGGATAAAAGTGAATGGAGAGAGCAAATTAAGATGCATAGGGATGCTATAAAATCGTATTTTGGGCAATATCCTACTACTTTTGAAAACACTGAATTAATAACTAAAAGGGATATTATAGAAGAAGCTGAAAGGATGGGCTTTAAGATGATGTTAAGCGAAGGGACTAGTAGGAATTTAAGGGGAAGAAGTCCAAATTATGTCTATAAATTAAAGGGACATGAGATTAGAATATTGTTTAGAAATTACATATTAAGTGACGATATAGCCTTCAGGTTTTCTAATCCAAATTGGGATCAATATCCGTTAACGGCTTCCAAATACGCTGATTGGATAAGTAAGAGTGAGGGAAATGTGGGATTAATATTCGTAGATTACGAGACTTTTGGAGAACATCACAAAGAGCATACTGGAATTTTAGAATTTCTCAAATGGCTACCAATAGAGCTTGAGAATAAAGGGGTGGAAATGATGATGCCAAAGGACGTTTACAATGATGTCTATGATGAAATAGAGATCTCTCACACTACCTCATGGGCGGATATAGAAAAGGATGAGAAAAGTTGGTTAGGTAATATAATGCAATGGGCTTACGACGACGCAGTTAGAAGGGCTGAGATGCCCTCAAGGGAATTGGGGAATGAGTACTTAAGAGTTTGGAGGTATTTCACTACAAGCGATAATTACTATTATCTTTATTTAGGGCATGGGAGTCCAGCTGAAGTACATTCCTATTTCAACGCCTTTGGATCTCCTATAGACGCATTTATAAATGAATTTTATACAATATCGACATTTATACATGAGGAGATAAATAAATTAAATATTAAGAATGAGCCTTATATATTTATGTTAGGAGATAAGAGAGCGTCAATAGCTTGGAATGAAAAAGAATTCATGGAAATTGTAATGAGAGATGAAAGGTTTAAAACTCATTTGAAAAACTTAAGGCAGTGGTTAGGAAATGAAAAGGATTGA